acagaatatattaattgaggaaaactttattcattactcgcggttttacgtaaattattatacataaactgtgtttaccaataatttagcttaaaaacatttaaatgcagacagccctgaaagcgtcaatatataccttgatgttgcagaaaaaaagaccatatatttctttaaccaatttctgaactctaaatgcgtgaattttggcgaattaaacgcctttctattattcgctctcggacgtgacgtcacatcgggaagcaatccgccattttctcaaacacagtacAAACACGGAgtgaaatcagctctgttattttccgttttttcgactgttttccgtaccttggagacatcatgcctcgtcggtgtgttgtcggagggtgtaacaacacgaacagggacggattcaagttgcaccagtggcccaaagatgcgaaagtggcaagaaattggacgtttgttccgcacactttaccgacgaaagctatgctacgacagagatggcaagaatgtgtggatatcctgcgacactcaaagcagatgcatttccaacgataaagtcaaagaaatctgccgccagacccccattgaatctgccggagtgtgtgagcaattcagggacaaaagacctcggtagcacggcaagcaatggcggcagtttgttcccgcagacgagcgagctaaaccccctggatgtcttggctcacaccgtcccttatgccaccgaagatgatcaagagaagaatatcgaccctagcttccctggcctgctgacatcaactccaaaactggacagatcagctttcaggaaaagatagcggatgagggtatgtctacagaaaatattaattgatgaaaattgggctgtctgcactctcaaagtgcatgttgttgccaaatgtatttcatatgctgtaaacctagttcatagttgttagtttcctttaatgccaaacaaacacataccaatcgttggttagaaggcgatcgccgaattcgtcctcactttctcccgtgtcgctggctgtcgtgtcgtttttgtcggtttcgcttgcatacggttcaaaccgatatggctcaatagcttcagtttcttcttcaatttcgttttcgctacctgcctccacactacaaccatccgtttcaatacatgcgtaatctgttgaatcgcttaagccgctgaaatccgagtctgaatccgagctaatgtcgctatatcttgctgttctatgcgccatgtttgtttgtgttggcatcactgtgtgacgtcacaggaaaatggacgggtgtatataacgatggttaaaatcaggcactttgaagctttttttagggatattgcgtgatgggtaaaattttgaaaaaaactttgaaaaataaaataagccactgggaactgatttttaatggttttaacccttctgaaattgtgataatgttcccctttaaaagaaatagaaatgtggcaataagctacattgaaacacagtgtaagaatacacttccaggtcagcggTAACTATGACGCGCACAtttttttccgcgcatgcgtactaggtcgctttTTGCCGGAGGGGAGAGGggttcttaaacggtggcatagtgtttgtgtggacaaggataaggttagatgGGATATATGGCCTGGATGACTGAGCAAAGCTGGACGTTTCTAAAGCATGTATTTGTCTTCTCGTATCCTgcagacctcgatgaagaacgtTATCTCCATCAGCAGGAGGAGGAACCACAGCCcctccacattaaagaggaaacaGAGGTACCACAGCTCCAACAAATTAAAGGTCCACAGCCCCCCcgcattaaagaggaagaagaggtaCCACAGCGCcaacacattaaagaggaagcagaggatccacagcccccccacgttaaaaaggaagaggaggtacacagtatcagtcaggagggagatcatattgaaggactggtggagttcccagtgattggtgtccctgtgaagagtgaagatgatgaggtcaagggtgaaagtgaggagaagagagaggcggagcctccaagcagcagtttaacacaacacatgacaacagaagctgatggagaccactgtggagtagacaagctcttagctccactatcatatagtgaggacacaacgtcacactctcctgacactgatgatgaagactctaaagatgataagacatgggACCCTGACAACACTCACTTGAAGTGTTCCCACTGTGACAAAATATTTAAATGCCATAGTGATCAGAAAAGACACattagaatacacactggagagaaacctttttcttgttcaatctgtggattatgttttacaaggAAGGACAGTTTGAAAGATCACACTAGAACACACACTGgcgaaaaacccttttcctgttctGTGTGTGATTCAAATTTTGCACTAAGTGGAAATTACaaacaacacatgagaacacacactggagagaaacctttttcttgttcaatctgtggcttATCTTTTAATAGGAGGATCAGATTGAAAGATCACACTagaacacacaccggagaaaaacctttttcctgttctgtGTGTGGTTCAAGTTTTGCACGAAGTCGAgatctgaaaagacacatgagaacacacgctgGAGAAAAAgggttgagttgcagtgtgtgtgatgaAAGATTCTCTCATGAGTACCAACGtaacaaacacaagtgtgctggtgagaacagcagcagtaaAATAAAAAAGTTCTCCGCAGACCTCCACCAGGCCAAATCTCCCAGTCGTAAAGCATCCTTCAAAAGAAAGCTGAATCCAAATGGTGATCAGGATCAACaccaaaatctaatcacttgttctttatcccatttctgacatgtcTTGAAAGTTCCATTAACATCTGACTATACTTGTTGTTGTTATAGTTCCAACTAAATGACAATCAAACAAACCCCAAATCACTTTTAGTTACTTTACAATTACTTCAATAGCAAACATGTAAATATGTTTCTTAGTTACACATCCTGgaaaacaacatccacacaatagtttacatttattATTCATTCTTACTAATATGTTTAGTTGTGTACTAACACATACATTTATACTTCTGCTAATATTTAAGAAGTGATGATGATGTTATGGTTCAGTGTGCCCCTTCACAGGCTTGCTGTCTCCAAAACAAGTCTCCACCATGGCGGTGCCAGCGGTCCTACTACTTGTATTTGTACACTATACAATATAATTATGCACACCTTTTGTACGATAGACATTTTTGTTTGTACTAGCAATTTGAAACCGGCGCTGTATCCTTTGCATGTGACCTTGTAGAATaaaatatctgttttttttatgaaCAATGTTCTGATTCTTTGAGATGTTTAACAACAAAATAGaagcctattttttttaattgctcaattggttcacctgtctctgattggcaatCTGGGCACACCTGTTCCAAGTTGCCAGTCAGGCTTCTTTGTATTTGTTTCTGTCAGTGCTGGATcattatggaagtattattgtagcaaaatgatttgcaattgtGTATCTTAAATCTGTGCATTTGTAATACAattcacgtgtctgtgtactaatatGTGTTTCTgtatctcaatgtgtgtgtgtgtgtgtgtgtgtgtgtgtgtgtgtgtgtgtgtaatcggaGCTGTGTATAcatgttttaagttgtctgtgtGTAGGAAAAAAATCTGTCAGTATTTCCTCGATGGGCTGTCTTTGTAGACGTGACTTTTTGCCACCTTTCTGCTGTGAAAGAGTTGTGTGCGCGTAATCATAGTTGTGTGGGCTTATTCAGATGTGTGCACGTGTAatgctgtgcgtgtgtgtgaacaATTGTCTGTCTGTAATCTGATTTGTGTGAAGCAGAAACCCTGACTGGCTGTCTGGTTACAGGTGACTTTTGTGACACTTCTGCTGTGTAAGAGTTATTTACTTGACTTGAATTCGCTTTATATGCTTATATgattgtgtatatttatatatatatgtatatttataattataaactatacatatatttgttttcAGTTTATTCTACTACATAACAATGTTAATATTAAGTAGTTtgctattaaaaatatatttgttattattatccaCCATTGTATTTTAATATGCAAACAAACAGCAAGTTTTTAATGATATTGCACACTCTGCCAgactatgtatttattttggtaTGAAAACCagcattttaaaggcctactgaaacccactactatcgaccacgcagtctgatagtttatatatcaatgatgaaatcttaacattgcaacacatgccaatacggccgggttagcttactaaagtgcaattttaaatttcgcgcgaaatatcctgctgaaaacgtctcggtgtgatgacgcctgcacgtgacgtcacggattgtagaggacattttgggacagcatggtggccagctattaagttgtctgttttcatcgcaaaattccacagtattctggacatctgtgttggtaaatcttttgcaatttgttcaatgaacaatggagacagcaaagaagaaagctgtaggtgggaagcggtgtattgcgggcggctgcaccaacacaaacacagccggtgtttcattgtttacattcccgaaagatgccagtcaagctttaccattggcctgtggagaactgggacaacagagactcttaccaggaggactttgagttggatgcgcagacgcggtaccgtgagtacgcatgcagctgcggcttccaaacatttgatcgcttgcccgtacgtgcatgccgctatgtgcatgtcacgtacgtaactttggggaactacatgtgctgtatgaactttggggaggtgaacggtactttgggctgtgggattgagtgtgttgtgcaggtgtttgagttgtattggcgggttatatggacgggagagggggggtgtttgttatgcgggattaatttgtggcatattaaatataagcctggttgtgttgtggctaatagagtatatatatgtcttgtgtttaattactgttttagtcattcccagctgaatatcaggtcccacccgcctctcacagcatcttccctatctgaatcgctcccactgccctctagtccttcactctcactttcctcatccacaaatctttcatcctcgcccaaattaatggggaaaccgtcactttctcggtccgaatcgctctcgctgctggtggccatgattgtaaacaatgtgcggatgtgaggagctccacaacctgtgacgtcacgcgcatatcgtctgctacttccggcacaggcaaggcttttttatcagcgaccaaaagttgcgaactttatcgtcgatgttctctactaaatcctttcagcaaaaatatggcaatatcgcgaaatgatcaagtatgacacatagaatggacctgctatccccgtttaaataagaaaatcgcatttcagtaggctttaaTCTTGAATAAAAATATGTTGGATGATAATTTCGTGTCTGACATTTAAATTCAAGTAAACGGCTTGAAAATAGGTGGACTATTCAGTGAGTTATGTTGATTTGAATCTGTGATAGACctctgtatccatccatccattttctaccgcttgtccctgtagtGCACTAAATATGCAGTCAATGATTAAagagggggcagcacggtggaaaaggggttagtgcatctgcctcacaatacgaaggtcctggtttcgatcctgcgctcgggatctttctgtgtggagtttgcatgttctacgtgggttccctccgggtactctggcttattcccacctccaaagacatgcacctggggataggttgattggcaacactaaatggtccctagtgtgtgaatgtcgtctatctgtgttggccctgtgatgaggtggcgacttgtccagggtgtaccccgcctcccgcccgaatgcagctgagataggccccccgaaagggacaagcggtagaaaatggatgaataaagAAGTGGCCGTGATGACGCATCGTACCTTTGGCTCTTGTGCGCCAAAGGTACCGTCTTGTAACGTCAAGTGTGCgaactgtcgtgaaagcacattGACATAGAAGGAAGTGTGCaggacgctaataagtcagtcttattatttgttctccagtttgaaatataattagggatgatgttcaaaacCAGTTGTCCCGATGTTTTGAtaagaaaaaaaaacgattccatggattcgaatccctttttgagaaccggttcccgctatcgaagccactataccgtattttcgcgaccatagggcgcaccgtattaaaaggcgccgtgtcagtctgtatttaacgcatattTAAGGTGCAGCGTGTTTTTGaccgcaggcatggttaaacatacgctagcttaaaacatacgctagtttAAAAACACGCTAGTTtaaaacaccatccatccatccatccatccatccaacttcttccgcttatccgaggtcgggtcgcaggggcagcagcctaagcagggaagctcagacttccctctccccaagccacttcgtcaagctcttccagggggatcccgaggcgttcccaggccagccgggagacatagtcttcccaacgtgtcctgggtctttcccgtggcctcctaccggtcggacgtgccctaaacacctccctagggaggcgttcgggtggcatcctgaccagatgcccgaaccacctcatctggctcctctcgatgtggaggagcagcggctttactttgagctccccccggatgacagagcttctcaccctatctctaagggagagacccgccacccgggggaggaaactcatttcggcctcttgtacccgtgatcttgtcctttcggtcataacccaaagctcatgaccataggtgaggatgggaacttggatcgaccggtaaattgagagctttgccttacggctcagctccttcttcaccacaactcaggaccacactcctcagccttccccgtaaggtctattcaggtgtactggagaggaggctacgccggatagtcaaacctcggattcaggaggaacagtgtggttttcgtcctggtcgtggaactgtggaccagctctatactctcggcagagtccttgagggtgcatgggagtttgcccaaccagtatttgtggacttggag
The sequence above is drawn from the Nerophis lumbriciformis linkage group LG33, RoL_Nlum_v2.1, whole genome shotgun sequence genome and encodes:
- the LOC133575865 gene encoding uncharacterized protein — encoded protein: MSTLQMLRVLVDQRLTAAVEEIFVVLKRTIAEYEAELSRTKEENNQLLDAVFTKHQVVLHRTDLDEERYLHQQEEEPQPLHIKEETEVPQLQQIKGPQPPRIKEEEEVPQRQHIKEEAEDPQPPHVKKEEEVHSISQEGDHIEGLVEFPVIGVPVKSEDDEVKGESEEKREAEPPSSSLTQHMTTEADGDHCGVDKLLAPLSYSEDTTSHSPDTDDEDSKDDKTWDPDNTHLKCSHCDKIFKCHSDQKRHIRIHTGEKPFSCSICGLCFTRKDSLKDHTRTHTGEKPFSCSVCDSNFALSGNYKQHMRTHTGEKPFSCSICGLSFNRRIRLKDHTRTHTGEKPFSCSVCGSSFARSRDLKRHMRTHAGEKGLSCSVCDERFSHEYQRNKHKCAGENSSSKIKKFSADLHQAKSPSRKASFKRKLNPNGDQDQHQNLITCSLSHF